The following proteins are co-located in the Dyadobacter chenwenxiniae genome:
- a CDS encoding SusD/RagB family nutrient-binding outer membrane lipoprotein, producing the protein MKKSLINMIILAGLLPLSCTDSFDELNTDPTKATDETFDANLLLPSVQYNYVDATAGYNGGILFQSMWVQVLASTTSGAANYYSNGDKYGISSNTNSYLASTWNKGFRAASLAYEMEQLSKDKPALVNLMNIAIIMQVQSIATISDTYGDVPYTEALQAKTGITLPAYDTQEAVYKSLLTRLETAIGALNADAVIPTNDSFEGYDGSIVKWKKYGYSLMLKLAMRLTKADPATAKTYAEKAAAGGTFASVADDAYIIMDEANAYNNGNGAALSTPADIYQVRWSKTMIDYLKATNDPRLGRIAEVPAAGLTANQSLTSAGNSAPEVQLGLPNGYDLNGGATDISRSAGYPGGTGTGANVTPIGRYSRPTAIYRSRSAPLFVLTYAETELLLAEAVTRGYAVGGTAAAHYKNGVSAGIQSLGKYGAAAAITPAVADAYATAHPLVAANALKQINEQIWATTGILFNFTESWNNWKRSGFPELKAVNYVGNFSGGAIPRRQPYPTTEAAQNGANYGEAVGRLSGGDNWVSRIWWDK; encoded by the coding sequence ATGAAAAAGAGTCTTATAAATATGATCATTCTGGCAGGGCTGCTTCCTTTGTCCTGTACAGATAGCTTTGATGAACTGAACACCGACCCGACAAAAGCAACAGACGAAACTTTTGATGCCAACTTGCTGCTGCCATCGGTTCAGTACAATTATGTAGATGCAACGGCAGGTTACAATGGTGGGATCCTGTTCCAGAGCATGTGGGTGCAGGTTCTGGCATCCACTACTTCCGGCGCAGCCAACTATTATTCCAATGGTGACAAATACGGAATTTCGAGCAACACGAATTCGTACCTGGCGAGCACCTGGAACAAAGGTTTCCGCGCAGCCAGCCTTGCTTACGAGATGGAGCAGCTTTCGAAAGACAAGCCAGCACTTGTGAACCTGATGAACATTGCCATCATTATGCAGGTGCAGAGCATTGCAACAATCTCGGATACTTACGGAGATGTGCCTTATACAGAGGCGCTGCAAGCGAAAACCGGCATTACATTGCCAGCATATGATACGCAGGAAGCTGTTTACAAATCATTGCTGACAAGACTGGAAACGGCCATAGGCGCTTTAAATGCAGATGCTGTTATTCCAACCAATGATTCGTTTGAAGGTTATGACGGAAGCATCGTGAAATGGAAGAAATATGGTTATTCACTGATGTTGAAACTAGCAATGCGCTTGACAAAAGCGGATCCTGCGACTGCCAAAACTTATGCAGAAAAAGCAGCAGCGGGCGGCACGTTCGCAAGCGTTGCTGATGATGCATACATCATCATGGACGAAGCAAATGCTTACAACAATGGCAACGGAGCAGCCTTGTCTACACCAGCTGATATTTATCAGGTAAGATGGAGCAAGACAATGATCGATTATCTGAAAGCAACAAATGATCCGCGTTTAGGTAGAATCGCAGAGGTTCCTGCGGCTGGGCTAACGGCTAATCAGTCACTTACTTCTGCTGGTAACAGCGCACCGGAAGTTCAGTTAGGCCTTCCAAACGGTTACGACCTGAACGGCGGCGCAACGGACATTTCCAGGAGTGCAGGTTATCCGGGCGGCACAGGAACAGGTGCGAATGTGACACCTATCGGCCGTTATTCACGCCCGACCGCAATTTATCGGTCAAGAAGCGCACCGCTTTTCGTGCTTACTTATGCTGAAACAGAATTGCTGCTTGCGGAAGCGGTAACAAGAGGTTATGCAGTAGGCGGAACGGCAGCGGCGCATTATAAAAATGGCGTTTCTGCTGGTATTCAGTCACTGGGCAAGTATGGCGCAGCTGCTGCGATCACGCCTGCGGTGGCGGACGCTTACGCAACGGCACACCCGCTCGTTGCTGCTAATGCTTTGAAGCAGATCAATGAACAAATCTGGGCTACAACAGGGATATTGTTCAACTTTACAGAATCCTGGAACAACTGGAAACGTTCTGGTTTCCCTGAGTTGAAAGCTGTAAACTACGTAGGTAACTTCTCGGGAGGGGCAATTCCAAGAAGACAGCCTTACCCAACAACCGAAGCTGCTCAGAACGGAGCCAATTATGGCGAAGCGGTAGGCCGACTTTCCGGCGGAGACAACTGGGTTTCGCGCATATGGTGGGATAAATAA
- a CDS encoding SusC/RagA family TonB-linked outer membrane protein yields the protein MKEKLLKSCSRGFVSLAVFLLLTSLSAFAQDRTITGKVSDEKDQGLPGVAVTVKGSTRGTNADAEGNYSVSGVKDSDVLVFSSIGFLKQELSVGNRTTLDVKMAPDVANLEEVVVTALGISKESRKLGYSVTTIGGEVMTRARETNVANSLAGRVAGLNVKGTSGGPGGTAKILMRGMPSMNSGGSPLIVINGVPMDNTQRGSAGEWGGADGGDGIGNLNPDDIESMTVLKGQAASALFGARASNGVILVKTKAGKKGDFSVDYNMNYSMDEPRNMTDFQYEFGQGDGGLKPTTAVAAQQTARQAWGARLDGSQVIQFDGKNYAYSAQKDNIKNFYRMGSNFTNSVAVTKGGDNGSFRLSVANLDTKSIIENSGLGRKTINLTADQNITKKLSINVMANYIDEKIKGKPILSDGPMNANNGIFLAPNIDQRILAPGFNPETGKEIVFSDDEYVTNPYFVVNQFVNDVKRKRLISAVAVKYQFADWIYAQGRVGYDNANDRIFKVTPWGTGFSQNGKGALDELSNAQRTEINVDGLLGVTKSFGDDFTLDAILGANLRKNQYEKVQIGGGPFVLPYLYSWNNVVNFNRNYEVQNSEVQSAYYSVDLGYKGILNLSTTGRYDSYSTLPSSARSIFTPSVTGSFIFTDLLNSSTLSFGKVRASYARTSGEPSTPYGTAIYYGVGNSFNGVPTGNFSDELPNLFLKPFTKSEVEVGFELKFFGSRLGLDVSYYDQKTKNEIMPATYSSATGYVRGVVGTGSVQNRGLEVMLTGSPVRTSKFDWNVSFNLTSVKNKILSTDQDNLDINLGSNRATLGNAVTAFVVGEAGPQIRAYDYKYHANGQIIVDASGLPVRADKMTSYGSVLPTLYGGLNNDIRLGDFNFGVLVDYNYGNKILSATENYTYRNGLNKATLVGRDGGVITGVTESGAPNTVSASAKAYYTALANNVTGISVVDGDFIKLRQLTLGYNLPSKMVEKWPLIRAVNISLVGRNLLYFARETKNIDPEATFGANLRYAGIEGTSLPATRNYGVNVNFKFK from the coding sequence ATGAAAGAAAAGCTATTAAAAAGCTGCTCCAGGGGATTCGTCTCGCTTGCAGTCTTTCTGCTACTTACTTCATTATCGGCTTTTGCGCAAGACAGGACGATAACAGGTAAAGTGTCAGATGAGAAAGACCAGGGACTTCCTGGTGTGGCGGTGACCGTGAAAGGTTCTACGAGAGGAACCAATGCAGATGCCGAAGGAAACTACTCTGTTTCAGGTGTTAAGGACAGCGATGTGCTTGTTTTTAGCTCTATCGGTTTCTTGAAACAAGAATTGAGCGTAGGAAACCGCACGACATTAGATGTAAAAATGGCTCCTGACGTTGCAAATCTTGAAGAAGTTGTTGTTACCGCATTGGGTATCTCCAAAGAATCCAGAAAGCTGGGTTACTCAGTGACAACGATCGGTGGCGAAGTGATGACAAGAGCACGCGAAACCAACGTAGCGAACTCATTGGCAGGACGTGTGGCCGGTTTGAATGTAAAAGGAACCAGCGGCGGTCCTGGTGGAACAGCCAAAATCCTGATGCGGGGTATGCCAAGTATGAATTCGGGAGGCTCACCATTGATCGTGATCAACGGCGTTCCGATGGATAACACACAGCGCGGAAGTGCAGGAGAATGGGGTGGAGCTGACGGTGGAGACGGAATTGGTAACCTTAACCCGGACGATATCGAGTCAATGACTGTTTTGAAAGGTCAGGCTGCCTCTGCCTTGTTTGGTGCACGTGCATCCAATGGTGTTATTTTGGTTAAAACAAAAGCTGGTAAAAAAGGTGACTTTTCCGTGGATTACAATATGAACTACTCCATGGACGAGCCCCGCAATATGACCGATTTTCAGTATGAATTTGGTCAGGGAGATGGTGGCTTGAAACCAACAACTGCTGTGGCTGCACAACAAACTGCCCGCCAGGCGTGGGGTGCAAGACTGGACGGTTCACAAGTGATCCAGTTTGACGGCAAAAACTATGCTTACTCTGCTCAGAAAGACAATATCAAGAATTTCTATCGCATGGGCTCCAACTTCACAAACAGTGTTGCTGTGACCAAAGGTGGCGATAACGGATCGTTCAGGTTATCCGTTGCTAATCTTGATACAAAATCAATCATCGAAAACAGTGGATTGGGCAGAAAAACCATCAACCTTACAGCGGATCAGAACATTACCAAAAAGTTGAGCATTAATGTAATGGCGAATTACATCGATGAGAAAATCAAGGGCAAGCCTATTTTGAGCGATGGCCCTATGAATGCCAACAACGGTATTTTCCTGGCTCCGAACATCGATCAGCGTATTCTTGCGCCGGGTTTCAATCCTGAAACCGGCAAGGAGATCGTTTTCAGCGACGATGAATATGTTACAAATCCATATTTTGTTGTTAATCAATTTGTTAACGACGTAAAAAGGAAACGTTTGATCTCTGCTGTTGCAGTGAAATACCAGTTTGCAGACTGGATCTACGCACAGGGAAGGGTTGGTTATGACAATGCAAATGACCGTATTTTCAAGGTAACCCCTTGGGGAACAGGCTTTTCTCAGAACGGCAAAGGCGCGCTGGATGAACTTTCCAATGCGCAGCGTACAGAAATCAATGTGGATGGTTTGTTGGGTGTTACCAAAAGCTTCGGCGACGATTTCACTTTGGACGCGATCCTTGGTGCAAACCTTCGTAAAAACCAATATGAGAAAGTGCAGATCGGCGGTGGTCCTTTTGTGCTTCCTTATTTGTACAGCTGGAACAACGTCGTGAATTTCAACAGGAACTATGAAGTTCAGAACAGTGAAGTTCAGTCAGCCTATTACAGTGTTGATCTGGGATACAAAGGCATCCTGAATTTGAGCACAACCGGCCGTTATGACTCATACTCCACGCTGCCAAGCAGTGCAAGAAGCATTTTTACACCTTCTGTAACAGGTTCTTTCATCTTCACAGATCTTTTGAACTCATCAACGCTTAGCTTTGGTAAAGTGCGTGCTTCTTACGCCCGTACGAGTGGAGAGCCTTCAACGCCTTACGGAACAGCGATTTATTATGGTGTAGGAAACTCCTTCAATGGCGTTCCGACAGGTAATTTCAGCGACGAGCTTCCAAACTTGTTCCTGAAACCATTTACAAAAAGCGAAGTTGAAGTTGGTTTTGAGTTGAAATTCTTCGGAAGCCGTCTTGGATTAGATGTTTCTTACTACGATCAGAAAACCAAAAACGAAATCATGCCCGCAACATATAGTAGTGCAACGGGTTACGTAAGAGGTGTGGTAGGAACAGGTTCAGTTCAAAACAGAGGTCTGGAAGTAATGCTTACAGGCTCACCGGTGAGAACTTCGAAATTCGACTGGAATGTGTCTTTCAACCTGACATCGGTTAAAAACAAGATCCTGAGCACAGATCAGGACAACCTGGACATTAACCTTGGTTCCAACCGTGCAACATTGGGTAATGCAGTAACAGCGTTCGTGGTAGGAGAGGCCGGTCCTCAGATCCGTGCATATGATTACAAATATCACGCAAACGGACAGATCATTGTAGATGCATCAGGTTTGCCTGTACGTGCCGACAAGATGACCAGCTACGGATCGGTGTTGCCAACATTATATGGTGGGCTTAACAACGACATCAGATTGGGCGATTTCAATTTTGGTGTTTTGGTTGATTACAACTACGGCAACAAAATCCTTTCTGCAACGGAAAACTACACTTACAGAAACGGTCTGAACAAAGCGACATTGGTAGGCCGCGATGGTGGTGTAATAACAGGCGTAACCGAATCAGGCGCTCCTAACACCGTGAGTGCATCTGCAAAAGCGTATTACACGGCTCTGGCGAACAATGTTACGGGCATTAGTGTGGTGGACGGTGATTTTATCAAACTTCGTCAGCTTACATTAGGTTACAACTTGCCATCGAAAATGGTAGAAAAATGGCCTTTGATCCGTGCTGTGAACATTTCTCTGGTTGGACGTAATTTGTTGTACTTCGCAAGAGAAACCAAAAACATCGATCCGGAAGCTACGTTCGGCGCGAACCTGAGATACGCGGGTATTGAAGGAACCAGTTTACCTGCAACGCGCAATTATGGTGTGAATGTAAACTTCAAGTTTAAATGA
- a CDS encoding VCBS repeat-containing protein — MLTKKRHRYLVFVLLLTLHLAAVRAQQPLFQLLPAKQTGIAFSNIIIEDEKQNVMSYEYFYNGGGVAVGDINNDGFEDLFFTSNMGSNKLYLNLGATKGQALKFKDITNAAGKGLEGRKGGWKTGVTMADVNGDGLLDIYICYSGKVADEMRKNQLFINQGNLKFVEQAAQYGLDNVSYSTQAAFFDYDNDGDLDMMLLNHSVKKIDNMELAKFKQETDMLAGNKLFENKKNHFEEVTQKAGIHQYPLTFGLGMAIADVNQDGWQDIYVTNDYNESDYLYINNKNGTFTDVTQQYFRHLAQFSMGVDIADFNNDGLPDVMSLDMLPEDNQRQKLLQLQENYEAFELMMNQKLHKQYMRNMLQLNNGDGTFSEIAQFSGVSNTDWSWTPLLADFDNDGFKDLFVSNGYLRDYTNKDFLKYWGDYKIRRAVDKEPFQLMDLIKAMPSTKLASYIFRNNKDLTFTKMQEPWGMAHPAVSSGAIYADLDNDGDLDLVVNNINDPAFVYQNMSKEQAGNAWFQMKLKDNAANKNAVGAKVYVFAKGTQQYQEVNPNRGYLSCTPTRLHFGLEKAISIDSVKVIWPDGAIEVLENVKANQLLVLEKSGKASAKPLMTKHAAPIFQKQNSSIAYQHEGFNENDFKRQPLMLSMYSQTGPIVAKGDVNKDGLEDVFVSGDQNKQAKIWLQQKDGTFKEMPDFAVGDENISAATSAIFFDANGDGFDDLYVAKGGYSMFEPNTISLQDEMYLNDGKGKLNLSVLSLPNLKSSSKSCVRAFDFDKDGDQDLFVGGRIIPGRYPETPVSYLLINDGKGNYKVKDSPFFKIGMVTDAQWADLDADGNVELIMCGEMMPVKVFSFSNNDFTDNTLKFFKKEESGFWSSLHISDLDQDGKLDIVAGNIGLNTQIKASEKEPAELYYADFDKNGSIDPFFSFYVQGKSYPFVSRDELNDQIYPMRKKFPYYKDYANASITNMFSPEDLTNATKLEVTEMRSVCFLNKNGTFEKQPLPVQAQFAPVTMIASGDYNKDGKADLLLLGNKTDNRLKIGSMDANYGCVLAGDGKGGFTYISQPLSGLSVVGDVKSCIQIDIHNEPCLVIGAFNQSLQFYKRTK; from the coding sequence ATGCTCACAAAAAAGCGCCATCGTTACCTTGTTTTTGTATTGCTCCTGACGCTGCATCTGGCCGCAGTCAGGGCACAGCAGCCATTGTTCCAACTTCTTCCAGCAAAGCAAACGGGCATCGCTTTTTCCAACATAATCATCGAGGATGAAAAGCAGAATGTGATGTCGTACGAATACTTTTACAATGGCGGCGGCGTGGCGGTGGGCGACATTAACAATGATGGTTTCGAAGATCTTTTCTTCACTTCCAACATGGGCTCTAACAAGCTCTATCTCAATCTGGGAGCCACAAAAGGGCAGGCTTTAAAATTCAAAGACATTACCAATGCAGCCGGAAAAGGCCTGGAAGGGCGCAAGGGCGGCTGGAAAACGGGCGTGACCATGGCCGATGTGAACGGCGACGGCCTGCTGGACATTTACATTTGCTACTCAGGTAAAGTAGCCGATGAAATGCGTAAAAACCAGCTTTTTATCAATCAGGGAAACCTCAAATTTGTAGAACAGGCAGCTCAATATGGCCTAGATAATGTCAGTTACAGCACACAAGCAGCATTTTTTGACTACGACAACGACGGCGACCTGGATATGATGCTTTTGAACCATAGCGTCAAGAAAATTGACAATATGGAGCTCGCGAAGTTCAAGCAGGAAACGGATATGCTCGCAGGCAATAAATTATTTGAAAACAAAAAGAATCATTTCGAAGAAGTAACCCAAAAAGCGGGCATTCACCAGTATCCGCTCACATTCGGATTGGGCATGGCCATTGCGGACGTGAACCAGGACGGCTGGCAGGACATTTACGTGACCAACGATTATAACGAGTCGGATTATTTATATATCAATAATAAAAATGGAACATTTACGGATGTTACCCAGCAGTATTTCAGGCATTTAGCCCAGTTTTCGATGGGCGTTGACATTGCGGATTTCAATAATGACGGCCTGCCGGACGTCATGTCGCTGGATATGCTTCCCGAAGATAACCAGCGTCAGAAATTATTGCAGTTACAGGAAAATTATGAAGCATTTGAGCTCATGATGAACCAGAAACTGCACAAGCAATACATGCGTAACATGTTGCAGCTCAACAACGGCGACGGCACATTCAGCGAAATTGCCCAGTTTTCCGGCGTCTCCAACACGGACTGGAGCTGGACCCCGCTGCTCGCTGATTTCGACAATGATGGTTTTAAAGATCTTTTCGTTTCCAATGGTTATTTAAGGGATTATACCAATAAGGATTTCCTCAAATATTGGGGCGATTACAAGATCAGAAGGGCCGTGGATAAAGAGCCTTTTCAGCTGATGGACCTCATTAAGGCGATGCCTTCCACCAAGCTGGCCAGCTACATTTTCCGAAATAACAAAGATCTTACATTTACCAAAATGCAGGAACCGTGGGGAATGGCGCACCCTGCTGTTTCTAGCGGAGCCATTTACGCCGATCTGGACAATGACGGCGACCTGGACCTGGTGGTAAACAACATTAATGATCCCGCTTTCGTGTATCAGAACATGAGCAAGGAACAGGCCGGGAATGCGTGGTTTCAGATGAAGCTCAAAGATAATGCGGCTAATAAAAATGCAGTCGGGGCGAAGGTTTATGTTTTTGCAAAAGGCACGCAACAATATCAGGAAGTAAATCCCAACCGCGGTTACTTGTCGTGCACACCTACGCGGCTGCATTTCGGATTGGAAAAAGCGATTTCCATTGATTCCGTAAAAGTGATTTGGCCGGATGGCGCCATCGAGGTTTTGGAAAATGTTAAGGCCAATCAATTATTGGTGCTGGAAAAATCAGGAAAAGCGAGTGCTAAGCCGCTAATGACAAAACACGCCGCGCCTATTTTTCAGAAACAGAACAGCAGCATTGCCTACCAGCACGAAGGTTTTAATGAAAATGATTTCAAACGTCAGCCCTTAATGTTGTCCATGTATTCACAAACCGGCCCGATCGTGGCGAAAGGTGATGTGAATAAGGATGGTTTGGAAGATGTTTTTGTAAGCGGCGACCAGAATAAGCAGGCAAAAATCTGGTTACAGCAAAAGGATGGAACATTCAAGGAAATGCCCGATTTCGCAGTGGGTGACGAGAATATTTCCGCAGCCACTTCTGCCATCTTTTTCGATGCCAATGGCGATGGTTTTGATGATCTGTATGTGGCCAAGGGCGGTTATTCCATGTTTGAGCCAAATACAATTTCACTGCAAGATGAAATGTATCTCAATGACGGAAAAGGGAAGCTTAACCTTTCTGTTTTGTCTCTCCCCAACCTGAAATCCAGCAGCAAATCCTGTGTTCGCGCATTTGATTTTGATAAAGATGGCGATCAGGACTTGTTCGTCGGTGGCCGCATAATCCCCGGCCGTTATCCCGAAACGCCCGTTTCCTATTTATTGATCAATGATGGAAAAGGAAATTATAAGGTGAAAGACTCGCCATTCTTCAAAATTGGCATGGTAACCGACGCACAATGGGCGGATCTGGACGCGGACGGCAATGTTGAGCTGATCATGTGCGGTGAAATGATGCCCGTGAAAGTGTTTTCCTTTAGTAACAATGATTTCACAGACAACACATTAAAGTTTTTCAAAAAAGAAGAATCTGGTTTCTGGTCATCTTTACACATCAGCGATCTGGATCAGGATGGCAAGCTGGACATCGTGGCGGGGAATATAGGCCTGAACACGCAGATTAAAGCATCCGAGAAAGAGCCAGCAGAACTATATTATGCAGATTTCGACAAAAACGGCTCCATTGATCCGTTTTTCAGCTTTTACGTGCAGGGGAAATCCTACCCATTTGTAAGCCGCGACGAGCTGAATGATCAGATCTATCCCATGCGCAAGAAATTCCCGTACTATAAGGATTACGCAAATGCGTCGATCACTAACATGTTTTCACCGGAAGACCTGACCAATGCGACAAAGCTGGAAGTGACTGAAATGCGCTCCGTATGCTTTTTAAATAAAAACGGAACATTTGAAAAACAGCCCTTGCCTGTACAGGCACAGTTTGCACCCGTAACCATGATTGCATCCGGCGACTATAATAAGGATGGGAAAGCAGATTTGCTTTTATTGGGAAACAAAACAGATAACAGGCTGAAAATCGGCAGTATGGACGCCAATTACGGCTGTGTGCTGGCAGGTGACGGCAAAGGTGGTTTTACTTACATTAGCCAGCCGCTTTCGGGATTATCGGTCGTTGGCGACGTAAAATCCTGCATTCAGATTGACATTCACAATGAACCTTGTCTGGTTATAGGCGCATTTAACCAGTCATTACAATTTTATAAAAGAACAAAGTGA